From the Deltaproteobacteria bacterium genome, one window contains:
- a CDS encoding ABC-F family ATP-binding cassette domain-containing protein yields the protein MIRIDGVSKRHGRQILFLEASAAIGRGEKVGLVGPNGAGKSTLFRLITREEEPDDGQVVIDRGITVGHFHQDVGEMKGRTVVEATLDGAGPVAEAAHALHELEQALADPGRATELDALVARYGEAQARFEELGGYALESRAREVLAGLGFAQAWMDGDVGALSGGWQVRVGLARILILQPDALLLDEPTNHLDLESILWLEGWLRGFEGAVLVTSHDWEFLNRLVGKVVEIDGGELVTYSGDLAFYERQRAIADREQEAQYARQQAMLAKEEAFIARFKARASHAAQVQSRVKKLEKIERVEPPKRRQVVEFEFRAPPRSGDDVVRIAGLAKRYGERVLFDGFDLWIRRGERWCVLGANGAGKTTLLRLVAGETAPDAGTVTIGASVRMGTFAQHAMEQLDGDASVYETLERAFPAASVGSLRTLAGCFGFSGDEVEKRCRLLSGGERVRLVLARMLYDPPNFLVLDEPTNHLDLATKEMLVRALRGFEGTMLLVSHDRHFLSALTNRVLELNPGDPRTYGAGYDDYVVASGHEAPGMRS from the coding sequence ATGATCCGCATCGACGGCGTCTCGAAGCGCCATGGCCGGCAGATCCTCTTCCTCGAGGCCTCGGCGGCGATCGGGCGCGGCGAGAAGGTGGGGCTCGTCGGCCCGAACGGAGCCGGCAAGTCGACGCTCTTCCGGCTGATCACCCGCGAGGAGGAGCCCGACGACGGCCAGGTCGTGATCGACCGCGGCATCACGGTCGGCCACTTCCACCAGGACGTCGGCGAGATGAAGGGCCGCACGGTGGTGGAGGCCACCCTCGACGGCGCCGGCCCCGTCGCCGAGGCGGCGCACGCGCTCCACGAGCTCGAGCAGGCGCTCGCCGATCCCGGGCGCGCCACCGAGCTCGACGCGCTGGTCGCGCGCTACGGCGAGGCGCAGGCGCGCTTCGAGGAGCTCGGGGGCTACGCGCTCGAGTCGCGCGCGCGCGAGGTCCTGGCGGGGCTCGGCTTCGCGCAGGCCTGGATGGACGGCGACGTGGGCGCCCTCTCGGGCGGCTGGCAGGTGCGCGTAGGCCTGGCGCGCATCCTGATCCTCCAGCCCGATGCCCTCCTGCTCGACGAGCCCACCAACCATCTGGACCTCGAGTCGATCCTGTGGCTCGAGGGCTGGCTGCGCGGCTTCGAGGGGGCCGTCCTGGTGACCTCCCACGACTGGGAGTTCCTGAACCGGCTGGTCGGCAAGGTCGTCGAGATCGACGGCGGCGAGCTCGTGACCTACTCGGGCGACCTCGCCTTCTACGAGCGCCAGCGGGCGATCGCGGATCGCGAGCAGGAGGCGCAGTACGCGCGCCAGCAGGCGATGCTGGCCAAGGAGGAGGCCTTCATCGCGCGCTTCAAGGCGCGCGCGAGCCATGCCGCGCAGGTGCAGTCGCGGGTCAAGAAGCTCGAGAAGATCGAGCGGGTGGAGCCCCCGAAGCGGCGCCAGGTCGTCGAGTTCGAGTTCCGCGCGCCGCCGCGCTCGGGCGACGACGTGGTGCGCATCGCGGGCCTCGCCAAGCGCTATGGCGAACGCGTCCTCTTCGACGGCTTCGACCTGTGGATCCGGCGCGGCGAGCGCTGGTGCGTGCTCGGCGCCAACGGCGCGGGCAAGACCACGCTGCTCCGGCTCGTGGCGGGCGAGACGGCGCCCGACGCCGGGACCGTCACGATCGGGGCGTCGGTGCGGATGGGCACCTTCGCCCAGCACGCCATGGAGCAGCTGGACGGCGACGCCAGCGTCTACGAGACGCTCGAGCGCGCGTTCCCGGCCGCGTCGGTCGGCTCGCTGCGCACGCTGGCCGGCTGCTTCGGCTTCTCGGGCGACGAGGTGGAGAAGCGCTGCCGGCTGCTCTCGGGGGGCGAGCGGGTGCGGCTCGTGCTGGCGCGCATGCTCTACGACCCGCCGAACTTCCTCGTGCTCGACGAGCCCACCAACCACCTCGATCTCGCCACCAAGGAGATGCTGGTGCGCGCGCTGCGCGGCTTCGAGGGGACGATGCTCCTGGTCTCCCACGACCGCCACTTCCTGTCGGCGCTCACGAACCGCGTGCTCGAGCTGAACCCCGGCGATCCGCGCACCTACGGCGCGGGCTACGACGACTACGTCGTCGCGAGCGGCCACGAGGCGCCGGGGATGCGGAGCTGA
- a CDS encoding AMP-binding protein translates to MRVHLVHEFLEQSARRTPEQPFLVHEGRGLAYAEVDAGANALAAALLREGLRAGDRVALLARNSPLYVEAYYGILKAGGVAVPLNTAADPASLAYFLGHCGARHAVVGAGCERALIAALAQGTPVETIFFEKPVADRLLPTPVRGIPVGEALATATADPPSRRRIDLDVAAIIYTSGSTGRPQGATLTHLNLVTNVSSIVAYLALEPSDRVLAVLPFYYVYGKSVLNTHAAVGGTVVIENRFQYPNTALDTLEQERCTGFSGVPSTFSILLHRSNLAERALEHLRYVTQAGGAMSPRITRQLIDALPGKRIFVMYGATEAGARLSYVPPERLAEKIGSIGIAIPNVELTVRLPGGAEAAVGEEGELVARGSNLMRGYWDDPEATARVLDEHGYHTGDLGYRDEDGFLFLVGRKADMIKAGAHRVSAKEIEEAILEHPAIVEAAVIGVEDEILGERIVGYVALRDGASLEVEELRKDLRRRLAAYKVPSEILVRDELPKNESGKIQKRALS, encoded by the coding sequence AGCAGAGCGCCCGGCGCACGCCCGAGCAGCCGTTCCTCGTCCACGAAGGGCGCGGTCTCGCCTACGCCGAGGTCGATGCGGGGGCGAATGCCCTGGCGGCGGCGCTGCTCCGGGAGGGCCTCCGGGCGGGTGATCGCGTGGCCCTCCTCGCCCGCAACTCCCCGCTCTACGTCGAGGCCTACTACGGCATCCTGAAGGCGGGCGGGGTAGCCGTGCCCCTCAACACCGCCGCGGACCCCGCCTCGCTCGCGTACTTCCTGGGTCATTGCGGCGCTCGCCATGCCGTGGTCGGAGCGGGCTGCGAACGCGCCCTGATCGCGGCTCTCGCGCAGGGCACACCCGTCGAGACGATCTTCTTCGAGAAGCCCGTAGCCGATCGCCTGCTCCCCACGCCCGTGCGCGGGATCCCGGTCGGCGAGGCGCTGGCCACGGCGACGGCCGATCCCCCGAGCCGGCGGCGAATCGACCTGGACGTCGCCGCGATCATCTACACCTCGGGAAGTACCGGCCGCCCCCAAGGTGCGACGCTCACGCACCTGAACCTGGTGACGAACGTGAGCTCGATCGTTGCCTACCTGGCGCTCGAACCCTCGGATCGGGTGCTCGCGGTCCTTCCCTTCTACTACGTGTACGGGAAGTCGGTCCTCAACACCCACGCCGCGGTCGGTGGAACGGTCGTGATCGAGAACCGCTTCCAGTACCCGAACACCGCTCTCGACACGCTCGAACAGGAGCGCTGTACGGGCTTCTCGGGGGTCCCGTCGACCTTCTCGATCCTGCTGCACCGCTCGAACCTGGCCGAACGTGCGCTCGAGCACCTCCGCTACGTGACCCAGGCCGGGGGCGCCATGAGCCCGCGGATCACCCGGCAACTGATCGACGCGCTTCCCGGAAAGCGCATCTTCGTCATGTACGGTGCGACGGAGGCGGGCGCGCGCCTGTCCTACGTTCCGCCCGAGCGCCTGGCCGAGAAGATCGGATCGATCGGAATCGCGATCCCGAACGTGGAGCTCACCGTTCGCCTCCCTGGCGGCGCCGAAGCCGCCGTGGGCGAGGAGGGCGAGCTCGTGGCCCGTGGCTCGAACCTGATGCGCGGGTACTGGGACGACCCCGAGGCCACCGCGCGCGTGCTCGACGAGCACGGCTACCACACCGGCGATCTCGGCTATCGCGACGAGGACGGCTTCCTCTTCCTCGTGGGCCGCAAGGCCGACATGATCAAGGCGGGGGCGCACCGCGTCTCGGCCAAGGAGATCGAGGAGGCGATCCTCGAGCATCCGGCGATCGTCGAGGCGGCCGTGATCGGGGTGGAGGACGAGATCCTCGGCGAGCGGATCGTGGGGTACGTGGCGCTACGGGACGGGGCGAGCCTCGAGGTCGAGGAGCTCCGCAAGGACCTCAGGCGGCGGCTTGCCGCGTACAAGGTCCCATCCGAGATCCTCGTGCGCGACGAGCTGCCGAAGAACGAATCGGGGAAGATCCAGAAGCGCGCGCTCTCCTAG
- a CDS encoding phospholipase C, phosphocholine-specific produces the protein MQDLSRRSFLQLAGATVAVTMFPPSIQRALAIPARARRRSILDIEHVVILMQENRAFDHYFGTMAGVRGFGDRITIPLPGGRSVWEQQLGDGTTVLPYHLDATIGNAQRVYGTPHTYPDAQSAWAAGATGHWPQFKQPWSMGYYTEAELPFQFALANAFTVCDAYHCSFHGGTNPNRLFMFTGTNDPFATGGGPAITNKNDWLGPPETGFTWTTYAERLEAAGISWKVYQDLYDNFSDNSLAGFRQYREPFYAGTPSPLVEKGLSTTLTNANLDGLRNDVLAGALPQVSWVVAPAIWSEHPVPSSPVQGGFYTQEVLNALTADPEVFARTVLFVMFDENDGYFDHVPPPCAPSLRADLSLAGASTVEDTSERYTADGGVFGPGPRVPMTIVSPWTRGGWVDSEAFDHTSLIRFLEVRFGVLEPNISPWRRAMLGDLTSAFEFRHPNRTPFTALPQLTREEATAISSAQQALPQVPIPLGSEGTVPAQAIGYRRSRALPYELAADAEELAGGVRLAFRATGRAGAVFHVYDRLQLEAGPRRYAVEAGGTLADTWPADDAYDLWVMGPNGFLRHVQGRLPAAGVEAQVEAGRRVSIRLINAGAAPCTFVLAPNAYRKPASYTVRVPPASERMRRWHLSRSHRWYDFTVTCSEAPDFSRRFAGRAENGRRDISDPAMGT, from the coding sequence ATGCAGGATCTCTCGCGACGCTCGTTCCTCCAGCTCGCCGGCGCCACCGTCGCCGTCACGATGTTCCCCCCGAGCATCCAGCGGGCGCTCGCCATCCCGGCGCGAGCGCGGCGCCGCAGCATCCTGGACATCGAACACGTCGTCATCCTGATGCAGGAGAACCGCGCCTTCGACCACTACTTCGGGACGATGGCGGGCGTCCGCGGCTTCGGCGATCGCATCACGATCCCGCTCCCCGGCGGTCGCTCCGTGTGGGAGCAGCAGCTCGGCGACGGCACGACCGTGTTGCCCTACCACCTCGACGCGACGATCGGCAACGCGCAGCGGGTCTACGGCACGCCCCACACCTACCCCGACGCGCAGAGCGCCTGGGCGGCCGGAGCGACGGGCCACTGGCCGCAGTTCAAGCAGCCGTGGTCGATGGGCTACTACACGGAGGCCGAGCTTCCCTTCCAGTTCGCGCTCGCCAACGCCTTCACCGTCTGTGATGCCTATCACTGCTCCTTCCACGGCGGCACGAACCCGAACCGGCTCTTCATGTTCACCGGCACGAACGACCCCTTCGCAACCGGCGGCGGACCAGCGATCACGAACAAGAACGACTGGCTCGGACCGCCCGAGACCGGCTTCACCTGGACCACCTACGCCGAACGCCTCGAGGCGGCGGGGATCTCGTGGAAGGTCTACCAGGACCTCTACGACAACTTCAGCGACAACTCCCTGGCCGGCTTCCGCCAGTACCGCGAGCCCTTCTACGCGGGCACGCCCTCGCCGCTCGTCGAGAAGGGGCTCTCGACGACGCTCACGAACGCGAACCTCGACGGGCTGCGCAACGACGTGCTCGCCGGCGCCCTGCCCCAGGTGTCGTGGGTCGTGGCGCCCGCGATCTGGTCCGAGCATCCCGTCCCGTCGAGCCCGGTGCAGGGCGGCTTCTACACCCAGGAGGTGCTGAACGCCCTCACCGCCGACCCGGAGGTCTTCGCCCGGACGGTGCTGTTCGTGATGTTCGACGAGAACGACGGTTACTTCGACCACGTCCCGCCGCCCTGCGCGCCGTCGCTGCGGGCCGATCTCTCGCTGGCGGGCGCCAGCACGGTCGAAGACACGAGCGAGCGCTACACCGCCGACGGCGGCGTCTTCGGGCCGGGCCCGCGCGTGCCGATGACCATCGTCTCCCCGTGGACCCGGGGCGGGTGGGTCGACTCCGAAGCCTTCGACCACACCTCGCTGATCCGTTTCCTCGAGGTGCGCTTCGGGGTCCTCGAGCCCAACATCAGCCCCTGGCGGCGCGCGATGCTGGGGGACCTCACCTCGGCCTTCGAGTTCCGGCACCCGAATCGCACGCCCTTCACGGCGCTGCCGCAGCTCACGCGGGAAGAGGCGACGGCGATCTCCAGCGCGCAACAGGCGCTGCCGCAGGTGCCGATCCCGCTCGGCAGCGAGGGGACGGTGCCCGCCCAGGCGATCGGCTACCGGCGATCGCGCGCCCTGCCCTACGAGCTGGCGGCCGACGCGGAGGAGCTCGCGGGCGGCGTCCGGCTGGCGTTCCGGGCGACCGGCCGCGCGGGAGCGGTCTTCCACGTCTACGACCGCCTCCAGCTCGAGGCCGGCCCCCGGCGCTACGCGGTCGAGGCCGGCGGGACGCTCGCGGACACCTGGCCGGCCGACGACGCCTACGACCTGTGGGTGATGGGACCGAACGGCTTCCTCCGGCACGTGCAGGGAAGGCTGCCTGCCGCCGGCGTCGAGGCGCAGGTCGAGGCCGGGAGGAGGGTCTCGATCCGGCTGATCAACGCGGGAGCGGCGCCGTGCACCTTCGTGCTGGCGCCGAACGCGTACCGGAAGCCGGCCTCGTACACGGTGCGGGTGCCCCCCGCCTCCGAGCGGATGCGCCGCTGGCACCTCTCGAGAAGCCACCGCTGGTACGACTTCACGGTGACGTGCAGCGAGGCACCCGACTTCTCCCGCCGCTTCGCGGGACGCGCCGAGAACGGACGGAGGGACATCAGCGATCCGGCGATGGGCACCTGA